Within the Candidatus Dormiibacterota bacterium genome, the region CGGCCGTAGCGGCATCGCCGATGCTCACGTCGAGCATCCGCGCCATGGCGCGGTTGAAGACGACCGAGAGTTGCGGCGTGAGCCGGCGAGCGGAGCTGCTGACATTTATCGTGCCGGGCGTAGAGACAAGCGCATCGAAAACGCGGCGAGCGTATGGCGTGGGATCGTGTCCGCTCCGTAGCGAGACGAGCTCGTCGATCGGCTGCACGCTACCGCCTCCGGTCCCCGATGCGGCAATGACGACTGCATGGGCCGCCGGCGCCTGTTGTGCGACCAGCGTTCGCAGGTCGTGCACCCAGAAATCCGTCGAATGATGGCGCCCGTAGTGGAGAAAGAGGTGAATCTGACCGACGTTCGATTCCGAAACCGTGTGCCCGAAAGGCGCCGAGTAGCGTCCTGCAACCGTCGTCTCCGAGCGCAGATCGGGAATGCGATCCACTGCACGCTCGAGTCTCAGGAGCGCGGCCTTGGTCGTTTGCAACGGCGTTCCAACCGGATAGGCGAGCTGTACGTAGATTTCCCCGCGATCTTGCGGCGGAATGAACTCTTCGCCCACGACACCGGTCGGTACCAGGAGCATTGCAAAACCGAACGACGCGGCAGCAATGGCCATCACGATCTGCGGATGGCGCAATCCCCAGTTCAGCAGGTGCGATGAATACCATCGCCGGACGCGCTCGAAGCCCGTTCCAAAGGCCCGCACGGGGGCGGGCGGCCGCCACTGCGAGTGCAGCGACCAGAGTCCCGCCAGGCCCGGCGTAATGGTAAAGGAAACGAAGAGCGAGGTCAGCGTGGAGACCGTCACCACGATGCCGAACTCTGCGAGCTCGCGTCCGATCGGCCCATGCAAGAACGCAATCGGTAAAAAGACGACGACGTCGACCAGCGTGAGCACGATCGTTGCGGCTCCAATTTCTGCTCGCGCTTGTACGGCCGCGTCGTGCGGCGTTTGCCCGAGTTCTCGGTAGTGCCGCTCGGCATTCTCTAGAACCACCGTCGAGCCGTCGATGAGTATCCCGAAGACCAACGTCATCGCGAGCAGCGAGATCGTGTCGATGGTCAAACCCAACAAACGCATCACGAATAACGCGACCGCCAACGAGACCGGGATTGCGATCATGACGACGATGGCATTTCGCCAGGACTGGAGGAAGAGCAGCATGACCAGTGCCGTCAATCCGACGCCTTCCAGCAAGGTGCGGATGACGTCGCCGAGCTGTTGCTCGGTCACTTTCGCCTGCACCTCGATGATTTTGAAATGGATCTGAGGAAATTGGGATTTGAGCGCCGGCAATGCAGCGAGGACGTTGTTCGCGACCGTCACCTCGGATTGCGACGTAGCCTTGCGGACCTCCAAGAGAATGCTCCGCTGCCCCTCTACCGACGCGTAGTCGAGTTGCGGTTCGTGAGAATCGCGTACGCTCGCGATTTGCCCGATGCTCACGTCGTGAGCGACCTGGGTCCAGAGGTTGAGCGTTCCGACCGTATTCGCGGGTGCCGATTGAACGCTGCTCTGAATCAGGAGCGACGATACCGACTGAGGCGAGCTGATGTCTCCCCGCACGTCGACCGAGGTTTGCCGATTCGATTCGTATGCGAAGCCGCCGGGCGCGCGAACGTTATTCGCGGCAATGCTCGAGACGACGTCGTTCAGCGTGAGACCTTCGGCGGCCAGCGCACGCGGGTGAACGCGAACCTCGTATGCGGGCACGACGTCGCCCGTGACGTTGACTTTGGAGACGCCGGCGATCTGTTCGAGCGTTGGGACGAGATGGTTGATGACGACTCGCGCGAGAGCGCTGGGGCTGAGTGCGCGCGAACTTACGGCGATCGTCACGACGTGCGGTTGGCTGGGATTGCTCGCGCGCACGACCGGCGGTGCGACGCTGCTCGGCAAGTTCGATTGCGCGGCCTGCACGGCTTTCTGCACGTTCGTCAAATCGGCCGGGACGTTGGACGATAGCGCGAAGGTAGCCGTAATCGACGCGCGGCCGGCTTCGATGATTGCACTCAGATGCTGGAGGTTCGGGGATCCGCTCACCTGCTCTTCGATCGGGATGACCACAGCGTCGCGCATCACGCTGGTCGGTGCGCCTGCATAGGTCGCTGAAAT harbors:
- a CDS encoding efflux RND transporter permease subunit gives rise to the protein MLTRLFVQRPTLAVVVITLALLAGAFAWHSLVQQEYPNVAHPTISISATYAGAPTSVMRDAVVIPIEEQVSGSPNLQHLSAIIEAGRASITATFALSSNVPADLTNVQKAVQAAQSNLPSSVAPPVVRASNPSQPHVVTIAVSSRALSPSALARVVINHLVPTLEQIAGVSKVNVTGDVVPAYEVRVHPRALAAEGLTLNDVVSSIAANNVRAPGGFAYESNRQTSVDVRGDISSPQSVSSLLIQSSVQSAPANTVGTLNLWTQVAHDVSIGQIASVRDSHEPQLDYASVEGQRSILLEVRKATSQSEVTVANNVLAALPALKSQFPQIHFKIIEVQAKVTEQQLGDVIRTLLEGVGLTALVMLLFLQSWRNAIVVMIAIPVSLAVALFVMRLLGLTIDTISLLAMTLVFGILIDGSTVVLENAERHYRELGQTPHDAAVQARAEIGAATIVLTLVDVVVFLPIAFLHGPIGRELAEFGIVVTVSTLTSLFVSFTITPGLAGLWSLHSQWRPPAPVRAFGTGFERVRRWYSSHLLNWGLRHPQIVMAIAAASFGFAMLLVPTGVVGEEFIPPQDRGEIYVQLAYPVGTPLQTTKAALLRLERAVDRIPDLRSETTVAGRYSAPFGHTVSESNVGQIHLFLHYGRHHSTDFWVHDLRTLVAQQAPAAHAVVIAASGTGGGSVQPIDELVSLRSGHDPTPYARRVFDALVSTPGTINVSSSARRLTPQLSVVFNRAMARMLDVSIGDAATAVEAAFGGAIASQFSTTNGLVYIQVIYPLAHLHDPRAILEIPIRALNGSIVHVGDIARLRWTPAPPLIVRQDRSDVVHVNADVASGYSLSSVQHQLNARIAALHLPPFVSVHATPNGQQARMKEVLTDLGGSLILSLILVFLLMVALYDSYLSPFIIMFAVPVAVFGALGALALTHQTLNLFSLIGCLMLIGIVTKNGILLVDYANTLRHHGAGRLRAIKESARARFRPIVMTTVSMIAAMTPLALALEPGSQVRQSLGIVVIGGMSSSLLLTLVLVPVMYMRFAPKEIRHAVRPDARAVRSVQRGAGEVS